A stretch of DNA from Bremerella alba:
CACCGCCGGTGTGCCGGATATGGCGCGATCTCAACTGTTGGGCCAGCTAAATCCCCAGGTAGGAAACCTCGAGTGGGATGCGATCACCAGCGATTTGCTAGGTAACAGCCCTGAACTGCACGCCAGTGCCAGCCGGGTCCACCAGGCTCGCTCGAACATGACCCGGCAAGAGGTCCAACACATTCCTAACATCATTGCCGCCATCGAAGCTGGACACGACAACAGCACCGGCAGCGGGATGATCAATCTTTTTGTAGGCGCCCCGATCCCAGTCTTTAACGACAACAGCGGCAACGTCTCGGCCGCCTATCGCGAGTACTGCCGAGCGACGCATGACGTGAAGCGCATCGAAATGTCGCTCAAGGCCCGTTTAGCCGGCGTTGCCAAGCAGTACGACTCGGCCCTGGTCGCCGTCGAGCGATATGAAGGTCAAATCTTACCCAAGGCCAAGCAAACGCTCGACTTGGCCGAACAAGCTTACACGGCTGGTGAGTTCTCATTTATTCAGGTGTTGATTGTCCGGCGAACCTACTTCGATACGAACCTGCAGTACATCGACGCATTGGGTGAACTTGCCAAAGCTCATGCCAAGATCGACGGCCTGCTTCTTACCGGCGGCTTGGACGAGCCCAACGACTTCCGAGGAGGCGACAGCCTGCGAGGTCAGACGTTTAGCCAGCAGTAGTGATGAGCCGTATCATGCGTTCCTCGGTACGGCTCCGCGCTCTAGTCCCCTGGCCCCTGTACCCGGTGGAGAGGACAAGAGAAGAGAGGCCAGTTCTGCCGTAGGGTGCTGAGCAGCGCAGCGAATCGCACCATGCACAACGTCTTCGCGTTGCCACGGGGTGGAGACCGCATTTGGTGCGATACGTTCCGCTTCGCGTCTCTGCTCACACCCTACCCTGGGTTGGGGGGCCGCGTTCTTTGGCTTGATACTGGTTCGGTTTAACATTGGCGGGTGCCATGCTCACGTCTTCGTGGGCATGGCTTTCCTTTGTTCGACTTACCTGTTCGATCCAGCACAGAAGGTCGAACTCTTGGACTACGACGTGAGGTCGTACCTTCGGCAGATTATCGCCGGATAAGTGTGCTTTGTGCTTAGCCTTTTCGGGCTGGTTGTAGGCCTCCCAGGCGGCTTCTTTAAGGGCAGCCTGCGAACCGTGCGCGGAGGCGCTCGGTTCGTGTTTTTCAGATTGTGCGTGGTGATGGGACATAATGGTGCTCTTAAGTGGTGTTGGGTTTAGTAGGGCCCGCGTGTCGCGGGTCGCAAAGCGGGTACCAGACGTTCGACCCGCGACACGCGGGCCCTACGGTTTGCTGCTTGTCTAGCAGCGAATTGGGTACGGGTTTCGTATGCCTAAAAAGAAAATAGGCATGGTGCCGGGGAAGCGTCCCCTGGGCATGATTTAGGTATATCAGCCTGGTGTAGCATATGTATAGTGCTCAAATGAAAATTTTTTGGGATTCGCGTGCGCGGGGCGTGAAGCGGGTACCAGGCGTCCGACCCGCGTTCGTGCGAGGCCTTGCGGATCTTGGTGCCTTCGGACTTTCTCGAACGAGTGGGGCCGAGGAAAGCTGACAAAATATCGGAGCATTACTACGCGTTTTCGGATTGCCGTTGTTGTCGTAGCCCTTGGATAATGCACAGCGACGAGCATTCAAACCTTGTTTGCCGTCATCCCTCCATCTTCTATTCTCTTCAAGGGCTTCTCGTATGATATCCGCACGTTCCTATCGTCGCGCGTTTACGCTCGTAGAATTACTCGTGGTCATTGCGATCATCGGCGTGCTCATAGCGCTCTTGTTGCCAGCGGTTCAGCAGGCTCGCGAAGCAGCCCGGCGAATGCAGTGCACCAATAACCTGAAGCAGTTTGGTTTGGGGCTGCACAACTTTCACGATACGTTCGGCAATCTGCCGGCAGGCGGTTACGGTCCCAATACGCCGGCGATGCACGACCGGATGAGTGGCTTCGTGCCGATGATGCCGTTCTTCGAGCAAGGCGCCGCATTCGAGCTGTTTAACATTGATGAGTCGGTCGATCATGCCAGTAACGCCGACGCGATCGTGACGCTGATGGATATGATGTTCTGCCCTTCTCGCAGAAGCCCCACGCCTGGTCCTTCGTCTAGCTATTATATGCAGACCTGTTCGCGTGGTGACTACGCGTTTTCCTCCGGCGGAGAAGGCAGCCACTGCAATACAATTGACCCGAAGCTGTTCGACGGCATGTTCAGCCAGTACACCAAGATGCAGTTTGCACAAGTCACCGACGGTCTTTCCAACACGATCGCAATCGGAGAGAAGCGAGTCGAACGACGATCGGACGCCGAAGCTGAATCGACGTTAATCAACATGGATGGCCCTGCCTATCGTTGGGGTTTTCACTCGACACGAAACTTCAAGTCTCCACTGAGTTCCCCCCTGCTCACCTCGTTGAGCGATCTCGATGCCAACTTCGGCAGCTCGCATGCTGGTCGCGGTGTGAACTTTCTTTTCGGAGATGGCTCGGTGCATTACATTCCGCAAACGGTTAACTGGACCGTGATGCAGAACCTGGCCAACCGGGCCGATGGAAACCCGGTCGCGCTTCCGTAGCTCGACCATCTTCTTCGATTCGCTCTAGCAGATATCCATAGGTCCGGGGGACATCGCCATGATTATTCGCACTCACGAAGCTTGTCTTCGTTTCACACAATTTGGTTTCACGCTTGCAT
This window harbors:
- a CDS encoding DUF1559 family PulG-like putative transporter, giving the protein MISARSYRRAFTLVELLVVIAIIGVLIALLLPAVQQAREAARRMQCTNNLKQFGLGLHNFHDTFGNLPAGGYGPNTPAMHDRMSGFVPMMPFFEQGAAFELFNIDESVDHASNADAIVTLMDMMFCPSRRSPTPGPSSSYYMQTCSRGDYAFSSGGEGSHCNTIDPKLFDGMFSQYTKMQFAQVTDGLSNTIAIGEKRVERRSDAEAESTLINMDGPAYRWGFHSTRNFKSPLSSPLLTSLSDLDANFGSSHAGRGVNFLFGDGSVHYIPQTVNWTVMQNLANRADGNPVALP